The Streptomyces albofaciens JCM 4342 genome has a segment encoding these proteins:
- a CDS encoding glucose-1-phosphate thymidylyltransferase, which produces MKALVLSGGTGSRLRPITHTAAKQLVPVANKPVLFYGIESLVAAGVTDIGIIVGDTAAEIRAAVGDGSRFGARVTYLPQEQPLGLAHAVLIARDWLGDDDFVMYLGDNFVVGGITELVEEFRRSRPDASILLTKVADPSAFGVAELGPEGGVLRLEEKPREPRSDLALVGVYLFTPAVHEAVRAVSPSARGELEITDALQWLVDAGRAVRSTVISGYWKDTGNVTDMLEVNRTVLEDLPSAVLGDVDGDSELVGRVRIEAGASVVRSRIVGPAVIGAGSVVRDSYIGPSTSVADGCVISGSEVEFSIVLDDSRIENAGRIEGSLIGRMVRMSGAARAPRAHRLVLGDHSQVQIAP; this is translated from the coding sequence ATGAAGGCACTTGTCCTCTCCGGAGGCACCGGCAGCAGACTGCGCCCCATCACCCACACCGCCGCGAAGCAGCTCGTCCCCGTCGCCAACAAGCCGGTGCTCTTCTACGGCATCGAGTCCCTGGTCGCGGCCGGTGTCACCGACATCGGCATCATCGTCGGGGACACCGCGGCGGAGATCCGCGCGGCCGTCGGCGACGGCTCCCGCTTCGGCGCCCGCGTCACCTACCTCCCGCAGGAGCAGCCCCTCGGCCTCGCGCACGCCGTCCTGATCGCCCGCGACTGGCTCGGCGACGACGACTTCGTGATGTACCTCGGCGACAACTTCGTGGTCGGCGGCATCACCGAACTCGTCGAGGAGTTCCGGCGCTCCCGCCCCGACGCGAGCATCCTGCTCACCAAGGTCGCCGACCCCAGCGCCTTCGGCGTCGCCGAACTCGGCCCCGAAGGGGGCGTGCTGCGCCTGGAGGAGAAGCCGCGCGAGCCGCGCAGCGACCTGGCGCTGGTCGGCGTCTACCTGTTCACGCCCGCCGTGCACGAGGCCGTACGGGCCGTCTCGCCCTCCGCGCGCGGCGAACTGGAGATCACCGACGCCCTCCAGTGGCTGGTCGACGCCGGGCGCGCCGTGCGGTCCACCGTCATCTCCGGCTACTGGAAGGACACCGGCAACGTCACCGACATGCTGGAGGTCAACCGGACGGTGCTGGAGGACCTGCCGTCCGCCGTCCTGGGCGACGTGGACGGCGACAGCGAACTGGTCGGCCGGGTCCGTATCGAGGCCGGTGCCAGCGTCGTACGGTCCCGGATCGTCGGGCCCGCGGTCATCGGCGCGGGCAGCGTCGTCCGCGACTCCTACATCGGCCCCTCCACCTCCGTCGCCGACGGCTGTGTGATCAGCGGCAGCGAGGTGGAGTTCTCCATCGTCCTGGACGACTCGCGGATCGAGAACGCCGGCCGCATCGAGGGCTCGCTGATCGGCCGCATGGTCCGCATGAGCGGCGCCGCCCGCGCGCCCCGCGCGCACCGCCTGGTGCTCGGCGACCACAGCCAGGTGCAGATAGCGCCCTGA
- a CDS encoding ABC transporter ATP-binding protein produces MLSRSTTPPGWLRRLGAACRHHPRLLFAVAVSSVCGTGLEAIGPLLARLGVDDAVAGHTGRIGWLAAAMAGLALVQFGAEFTRRYAAGKLALGVQHRLRTEVFDSLQRLDGVKQDALRTGQVVSRANSDLTQVQIMLGMLPIPLGTSALFLVAVGAMLWLCAPLALVALTVVPATAWAAARSRARLVPATRDAQAGAAHLAEQVEEAVTGVRVVKGFGQEDREVGRLARAARGLFGRRMRVARIQAGATATLSALPALGQVGVLALGGWLALRGTIGPGTFLAFAAYLALLAGPARLFASFLVTAQQARSAAERVYELIDARPDITEPADPVALPAGPAGLELRDVRFGYAPSDPVLDGLSLTVRPGETLALVGPSGSGKSTVSLLLPRFYDPQAGSVRVGPPGAAVDVRDLSLAELRSTLGVVFEEPFLFSCSVRDNIAYGRPDATDAQVRAAAEAAEAHGFIEALPDGYATEVGERGLTLSGGQRQRVVLARALLADPRVLVLDDATSAVDAGTEAAIHRTLRAVTGDRTTLLIAHRRSTLRLADRIAVLDEGRVVDTGTQEELTGRCPLFRELLAGPGDSLDVRVTAAPHTTDQGVTPELWPEPPTGAAPDAAMDETAEDPRLDEARLRAPDPDARFRRLLAPVRAALLLGLLLVVADSLASLALPLLVRHGLDAGVGAGDGAVLAATALIALLVVAAGWGVLTCQARVTRRAGERVLYGLRVKTFAHLQRLGLDFYERERGGQIMTAMVNDIDALSAFLQTHLLTSVAALATLCGAVAAMLAVDLPLALTALALVPLIAVATAVFWRLSSAAYTDARKRIGEVNSSLQENVSGLRVAQAQTREGETAEAFGKLSENYRTARLRAQRYAAVYFPCVNLTAELAKAAVLLAGAHRVADGGLSPGVLVAFTLFLGMFFSPIQQLSLAFDSYQQASVSLRRTLALLRVTPSVRPAAEPEPVPDRLRGAIELREVTHRYPGAERPSLDRVSLRVAPGETVALVGATGAGKSTVVKLLARFHDATEGRVLVDGTDVRAYDPPAYRRRLGVVPQEAHLFTGDIAGNVRYGRPEATDREVEEAVRAVGALPAVAAQPYGFRQPVGERGQHLSAGQRQLIALARAHLVDPGLLLLDEATAALDPATERAVLDAGDRLATGRTTVLVAHRLATAARADRIVVLDGGRIAEEGTHQQLLAADGPYARLWHHHSSAEPAPLTPQG; encoded by the coding sequence GTGCTCAGCAGATCAACAACGCCCCCCGGCTGGCTGCGCAGGCTCGGCGCCGCGTGCCGCCACCACCCCCGACTGCTCTTCGCGGTCGCCGTGAGTTCCGTGTGCGGCACGGGCCTTGAGGCGATCGGACCGCTCCTGGCCCGGCTCGGTGTCGACGACGCCGTGGCCGGGCACACCGGCCGCATCGGCTGGCTGGCCGCCGCCATGGCGGGGCTGGCCCTGGTCCAGTTCGGTGCCGAGTTCACCCGCCGGTACGCCGCCGGAAAACTCGCCCTCGGTGTCCAGCACCGGCTGCGTACCGAGGTGTTCGACTCCCTCCAGCGCCTGGACGGCGTCAAACAGGACGCGCTGCGCACCGGCCAGGTGGTCTCGCGCGCCAACAGCGATCTGACGCAGGTGCAGATCATGCTCGGGATGCTGCCGATCCCGCTGGGCACCTCGGCCCTCTTCCTCGTCGCCGTCGGCGCGATGCTGTGGCTGTGCGCCCCGCTCGCCCTGGTCGCGCTGACCGTGGTGCCCGCCACCGCGTGGGCCGCCGCCCGCAGCCGGGCCCGGCTCGTCCCCGCCACCCGCGACGCGCAGGCGGGCGCGGCGCACCTCGCCGAACAGGTCGAGGAGGCCGTCACCGGCGTCCGGGTGGTGAAGGGGTTCGGCCAGGAGGACCGCGAGGTCGGGCGGCTGGCCCGGGCCGCCCGCGGCCTGTTCGGGCGGCGGATGCGGGTGGCCCGTATCCAGGCCGGAGCCACCGCCACGCTCTCGGCGCTGCCCGCGCTCGGCCAGGTCGGTGTCCTCGCCCTCGGCGGGTGGCTGGCGCTGCGCGGCACCATCGGCCCCGGCACCTTCCTCGCCTTCGCCGCCTACCTGGCGCTGCTGGCCGGACCGGCCCGGCTGTTCGCGAGCTTCCTGGTCACCGCGCAGCAGGCGCGCTCCGCCGCCGAGCGGGTCTACGAACTCATCGACGCCCGGCCCGACATCACCGAACCGGCCGACCCGGTCGCGCTGCCCGCCGGACCGGCCGGCCTGGAACTGCGCGACGTGCGCTTCGGCTACGCGCCCAGCGACCCGGTGCTCGACGGCCTGTCCCTGACCGTCCGGCCCGGCGAGACGCTGGCCCTGGTCGGCCCGTCGGGCTCCGGCAAATCCACCGTGTCGCTGCTGCTCCCCCGCTTCTACGACCCGCAGGCCGGCTCCGTGCGCGTGGGCCCGCCCGGCGCGGCCGTCGACGTACGCGACCTGTCGCTCGCGGAGCTGCGCTCCACCCTCGGCGTGGTCTTCGAAGAGCCCTTCCTGTTCTCCTGCTCGGTCCGCGACAACATCGCCTACGGCCGGCCGGACGCCACCGACGCGCAGGTCAGGGCGGCGGCCGAGGCCGCCGAGGCGCACGGGTTCATCGAGGCGCTGCCGGACGGCTACGCCACCGAGGTCGGCGAGCGCGGCCTGACCCTCTCCGGCGGGCAGCGCCAGCGCGTGGTGCTGGCCCGGGCCCTGCTGGCCGACCCGCGGGTGCTGGTCCTGGACGACGCGACCTCCGCCGTGGACGCCGGTACGGAGGCCGCCATCCACCGCACCCTGCGCGCCGTCACCGGCGACCGTACGACCCTGCTGATCGCACACCGCCGCTCCACCCTCCGGCTCGCCGACCGCATCGCCGTCCTGGACGAGGGCCGCGTGGTGGACACCGGCACCCAGGAGGAGCTGACCGGGCGCTGCCCGCTGTTCCGCGAACTGCTGGCCGGGCCCGGCGACTCCCTCGACGTACGCGTCACCGCCGCCCCGCACACCACGGACCAGGGCGTCACTCCGGAGCTGTGGCCGGAGCCCCCGACCGGTGCGGCCCCGGACGCCGCGATGGACGAGACCGCCGAGGACCCGCGCCTGGACGAGGCCCGGCTGCGCGCCCCCGACCCCGACGCCCGCTTCCGGCGGCTGCTCGCCCCGGTCCGCGCCGCGCTGCTGCTGGGCCTGCTGCTCGTCGTCGCCGACTCCCTCGCCTCCCTCGCGCTGCCGCTGCTCGTACGGCACGGGCTGGACGCCGGGGTGGGCGCGGGCGACGGCGCGGTGCTCGCCGCCACCGCCCTGATCGCGCTGCTCGTCGTCGCGGCGGGCTGGGGCGTGCTCACCTGCCAGGCGCGGGTCACCCGGCGGGCCGGGGAACGGGTGCTGTACGGACTGCGGGTGAAGACCTTCGCCCATCTCCAGCGACTCGGGCTCGACTTCTACGAGCGGGAGCGCGGCGGCCAGATCATGACCGCCATGGTCAACGACATCGACGCGCTCTCCGCCTTCCTCCAGACCCACCTGCTGACCTCCGTCGCCGCCCTGGCCACGCTGTGCGGCGCCGTGGCGGCGATGCTCGCCGTGGACCTGCCGCTGGCCCTGACCGCGCTCGCCCTGGTCCCGCTGATCGCGGTGGCCACCGCCGTCTTCTGGCGGCTGTCCTCCGCGGCGTACACCGACGCGCGCAAGCGCATCGGCGAGGTCAACTCCAGCCTCCAGGAGAACGTCTCGGGGCTGCGCGTCGCCCAGGCCCAGACCCGCGAGGGCGAGACGGCCGAGGCGTTCGGCAAGCTCTCCGAGAACTACCGCACCGCCCGGCTGCGGGCCCAGCGCTACGCCGCCGTGTACTTCCCGTGCGTCAACCTCACCGCCGAACTCGCCAAGGCCGCCGTGCTGCTGGCCGGTGCCCACCGCGTCGCGGACGGTGGCCTCAGCCCCGGCGTCCTGGTCGCCTTCACCCTGTTCCTCGGCATGTTCTTCTCACCCATCCAGCAGCTGTCGCTCGCCTTCGACAGCTACCAGCAGGCGTCGGTCAGCCTGCGCCGCACCCTCGCCCTGCTGCGCGTGACGCCTTCCGTGCGGCCCGCCGCCGAGCCGGAGCCCGTACCGGACCGGCTGCGCGGCGCGATCGAGCTGCGCGAGGTCACCCACCGCTACCCGGGCGCCGAGCGGCCCTCGCTGGACCGGGTGAGCCTGCGCGTCGCGCCCGGCGAGACGGTCGCGCTGGTCGGCGCGACCGGGGCCGGGAAGTCCACCGTCGTCAAGCTCCTCGCCCGCTTCCACGACGCCACCGAGGGCCGGGTCCTGGTCGACGGCACGGACGTCCGCGCCTACGACCCGCCCGCCTACCGGCGGCGGCTCGGCGTCGTCCCCCAGGAGGCCCACCTGTTCACCGGCGACATCGCCGGCAACGTCCGCTACGGCCGCCCGGAGGCCACCGACCGGGAGGTCGAGGAGGCCGTCCGGGCGGTGGGCGCGCTGCCCGCGGTCGCCGCCCAGCCGTACGGCTTCCGCCAGCCCGTCGGCGAGCGCGGGCAGCACCTGTCGGCCGGGCAACGCCAGCTGATCGCGCTGGCCCGCGCCCACCTCGTGGACCCCGGGCTGCTGCTGCTCGACGAGGCCACCGCAGCCCTCGACCCGGCCACCGAGCGCGCGGTGCTCGACGCCGGGGACCGCCTGGCCACCGGGCGTACCACCGTCCTGGTCGCGCACCGCCTGGCCACCGCCGCCCGGGCCGACCGGATCGTCGTCCTGGACGGCGGGCGGATCGCCGAGGAAGGCACCCACCAGCAGCTCCTCGCCGCCGACGGCCCGTACGCCCGGCTGTGGCACCACCACTCGTCCGCCGAACCCGCGCCCCTCACCCCGCAAGGATGA